The Anolis carolinensis isolate JA03-04 chromosome 2, rAnoCar3.1.pri, whole genome shotgun sequence genome has a window encoding:
- the rest gene encoding RE1-silencing transcription factor, whose protein sequence is MAMKVLGQSGGSSLFSGNTNLNMTLSNDMYDFSELSKAELAAPQLIMLANVALTGEVSGNCCEYMVDEERQMAELTTVGNANFSDSDGEGAEDAHAVEGDHEDLGDIEVRTLGSPDVRSIETEEPTESSRSLKCSLDKDFPMARSPEDFQLSGGPADFQLSDASQGFRLSGDPEDFDFSEIPEEFQCSNASESVDDRGKSLKNKPFRCKPCQYEAESEQEFVHHIRVHSAKSFIVEEKTEKHDEVDSSTTDEVDFSKGPIRCDRCGYNTNRYDHYLAHLKHHNKAGENEKVYKCTICTYTTISEYHWKKHLRNHFPRKVYTCLQCSYFSDRKNNYVQHIRTHTGERPYQCTMCPYSSSQKTHLTRHMRTHSGEKPFKCEQCSYVASNQHEVTRHARQVHDGPKPLVCPHCEYKTADRSNFKKHVELHISPRQFLCPVCEYAASKKCNLQYHIKSRHPDCCDITLDVSKVRLRTKKNEVNTSGDVSAGDSNSNHKVEQEQAKKELNEKKNERAAKEEKKENLSKEEKKENMSKEDKKVNQPKDEKRENLPKEKKLVFEKVTTRSRKTVFKNKDEDMKTEKMTQKTGKTKKLKRTAETNSAPEDTATDVDDIIAKKKKKTEKKSQKCQESQNNNNKLEDAKKEESYLRKNKKKRDLKNKSVNNNSKPSCENIVDEDALPIEPLKVEEERKKSNDSCSRQQPVIPSDVGENIQDLESPSVQSVDTNVEMEIEDQEMSTAEEDTSQTVSGNEIGVELAVTPRISALNLNATLEKETALLEDTLLNVAKNTQTTEMCEMEVVTNPAVVQGTQPMETHERETVSSPHPEHDSSTEELLAEDPAGGASTSQLPENFQQSTKTDLVSAAPGGTVVNESQEMEEDEGIHSHDGSDISDNISEGSDDSGLNGARTAQEKTSQKPPEEQAEVQVTKENYVCIFCDRSFKKESEYSKHLNRHLVNVYYLEKATKGQG, encoded by the exons ATGGCAATGAAAGTCCTGGGACAGTCTGGTGGCAGCAGCCTGTTTTCTGGCAATACTAACCTCAACATGACTTTGTCAAACGACATGTATGACTTTTCTGAACTTTCCAAAGCTGAGCTGGCAGCTCCTCAGCTTATTATGTTGGCAAATGTAGCCTTAACAGGAGAAGTTAGTGGCAACTGCTGCGAATACATGGTTGATGAAGAGAGACAAATGGCTGAACTGACAACAGTAGGCAATGCCAATTTTTCAGATAGCGATGGAGAAGGAGCAGAGGATGCACATGCTGTGGAGGGTGATCATGAAGACCTGGGTGATATAGAAGTGAGAACCCTTGGATCGCCAGATGTTCGTAGCATTGAAACCGAAGAACCGACAGAGTCTTCTCGTTCTCTTAAGTGTAGCCTAGATAAGGATTTTCCGATGGCAAGGTCCCCAGAAGACTTCCAGTTGTCAGGTGGCCCAGCTGATTTTCAGTTATCAGATGCTTCTCAGGGCTTTCGGTTGTCAGGTGACCCAGAAGATTTTGATTTTTCAGAGATCCCAGAGGAATTCCAGTGTTCAAATGCCTCAGAGAGTGTAGATGATAGAGGTAAAAGCTTGAAGAACAAACCGTTTCGTTGTAAGCCCTGTCAGTATGAGGCAGAATCGGAGCAGGAGTTTGTCCATCACATTCGGGTACACAGTGCTAAGAGTTTCATAGTAGAAGAAAAAACTGAGAAGCATGACGAAGTTGACTCAAGCACTACAGATGAAGTTGATTTCTCCAAGGGGCCTATAAGATGTGATCGCTGTGGCTACAACACTAATAGATATGATCACTATCTGGCTCACTTGAAGCATCACAATAAAGCTGGAGAAAATGAAAAGGTCTACAAATGTACAATTTGCACATATACAACAATAAGTGAATATCACTGGAAGAAGCATCTAAGGAACCACTTTCCACGCAAAGTGTATACATGCTTACAGTGCTCCTACTTCTCGGATCGGAAGAATAACTATGTGCAACATATTCGTACGCATACAG GAGAACGCCCCTATCAGTGTACTATGTGTCCTTATTCAAGTTCTCAGAAGACTCACTTAACCAGACACATGCGGACTCACTCAG GTGAGAAACCATTTAAATGTGAACAGTGCAGCTATGTGGCATCAAACCAGCATGAAGTGACCCGACATGCAAGGCAGGTCCATGATGGTCCAAAGCCACTGGTCTGTCCTCACTGTGAGTACAAAACGGCTGATCGAAGCAACTTCAAGAAACACGTTGAACTCCACATCAGCCCACGGCAGTTCCTTTGCCCGGTCTGTGAGTATGCTGCATCCAAGAAGTGCAATTTGCAGTATCACATCAAATCCAGACATCCTGACTGTTGTGATATCACACTGGATGTCTCAAAAGTAAGGCTACGGACTAAAAAGAATGAAGTTAACACTTCAGGAGATGTTAGTGCTGGCGATAGTAATAGTAATCATAAAGTGGAACAAGAGCAAGCAAAGAAAGAGctcaatgaaaagaaaaatgagagagctgcaaaagaggaaaaaaaggaaaatctgtcaaaagaagagaaaaaggaaaacatgTCAAAAGAAGACAAGAAAGTCAACCAACCAAAAGATGAAAAGAGAGAAAAtttaccaaaagaaaagaaacttgtttttgagaaagtgACAACTCGAAGTCGCAAAACTGTCTTCAAAAATAAGGATGAAGACATGAAAACTGAGAAAATGACTCAGAAAACTGGTAAAACGAAGAAACTAAAAAGAACAGCCGAGACTAACTCTGCTCCAGAAGATACTGCTACAGATGTAGACGATATAATTgcgaaaaagaaaaagaaaacagagaagaAGTCTCAGAAATGTCAGGAGtctcaaaacaataacaataaattgGAGGATGCAAAAAAGGAAGAGTCTTATCTtaggaagaacaaaaaaaagagagatctGAAGAATAAGTCTGTTAATAATAACAGCAAGCCTTCTTGTGAGAATATTGTAGATGAGGATGCCCTCCCTATAGAGCCTCTTAAagtagaggaggaaaggaagaaatctAATGATTCCTGCAGTAGGCAGCAACCCGTTATTCCTTCAGATGTTGGGGAAAACATTCAGGATTTAGAGTCACCATCTGTACAATCTGTGGACACAAATGTAGAGATGGAAATAGAAGACCAAGAAATGTCCACGGCAGAAGAGGACACTTCACAAACTGTTTCTGGGAATGAAATTGGAGTAGAGCTGGCAGTCACTCCTAGGATTAGTGCTCTAAACTTGAATGCTACCTTGGAAAAAGAGACTGCTTTGTTGGAGGATACATTATTAAATGTGGCCAAAAATACTCAGACAACAGAAATGTGTGAAATGGAAGTGGTGACTAATCCAGCTGTGGTACAAGGGACTCAGCCAATGGAAACACATGAGAGAGAAACTGTGAGTAGCCCACATCCAGAACATGATAGTTCCACAGAAGAATTGCTGGCTGAAGACCCAGCAGGAGGAGCATCAACCTCACAGTTGCCAGAAAATTTTCAGCAAAGCACTAAAACAGACCTAGTTTCTGCAGCACCAGGTGGCACTGTAGTAAATGAAAGTCAGGAAATGGAAGAGGATGAAGGCATCCACAGTCACGATGGCAGCGATATAAGTGACAACATCTCAGAAGGCAGCGATGATTCTGGGTTAAATGGTGCCCGGACAGCCCAGGAGAAAACAAGTCAGAAGCCACCTGAAGAACAGGCCGAAGTCCAGGTCACCAAGGAGAACTATGTGTGTATATTTTGTGATCgctcatttaaaaaagaaagtgaatATAGCAAACACCTGAACCGCCATTTGGTAAATGTATACTATCTTGAAAAGGCAACAAAGGGGCAAGGTTAA